From one Mustelus asterias chromosome 2, sMusAst1.hap1.1, whole genome shotgun sequence genomic stretch:
- the LOC144510260 gene encoding TLR4 interactor with leucine rich repeats-like: MESLWMVWLMFLCLICSAKPFCPEQCDCQHQNLLCTNRGLRTVPEAQQNAADVLTYSLGGNFISNISDCDFTPFTRLLRLDLQYNKIQHIHPKTFEKLSRLEELYLGNNRISSIPANVFNDLRKLRLLNMNNNSLKKLNQNVFSHLDNLIKLRLDGNSLEILQDAVFKHLGNLLYLRLESNKIHTISGNTFLNLRKLTYLNLARNNQTSIHNSALFVHLRSLTILILDENNIKYLGNRVFQMLQKLSRLSLSKNRISYIATEAFGGLSGLKELLINSNLLREIPSKLLDPLEKLEQLDLSQNHISSVHPQAFKKLAALKELKLRSNRLTYLPGEIFAFSNSLYSLDLRDNNWTCNCRLKGLKRWMSLAHEQGRLLTVFVQCNSPPVLYGRYLDYLTDSEMQAAGRADLCYTQKAQSLSNFSKGAPDDMALAVGQVDVQSDQERSLDPDRMQTEKNIHQQEIDHRQKTPFLPTVVSSLRPRNKHTVLQPKPTKEVTVSSSLGSVGEGPQSQTVARETLEVFTPYTTLLVSSKSERYYLLKSKDKLVQKPLITDPCEFNKFYITNLTVDEVTSSTATIRWKVAHPGFRNAVHFRVLFDRFGQSVTFHRFIYVKDRLEWVTLRELREETPYIVCLESVISDHVCQVASRDHCLGVLTLPLKKGALDVQHFILILSAANAFLVFLGLTIWMSKVLRKLRRKRAPVNVRRMYSTRRPLRSMGSGISAGDCGGFQSNRSRSVMYQLNEADLMDFQSDRLMDINLRREDIGQRYAD; the protein is encoded by the coding sequence ATGGAAAGTTTATGGATGGTCTGGCTGATGTTTCTTTGTTTGATCTGTTCTGCTAAACCTTTCTGTCCCGAGCAATGTGACTGCCAGCATCAGAACCTCCTCTGTACAAATCGAGGTCTCCGCACAGTTCCGGAAGcccagcaaaatgctgcggacGTCCTGACTTACAGCCTAGGGGGCAACTTTATCAGCAATATCTCGGACTGCGACTTCACTCCTTTCACCAGGCTGCTTCGATTGGATTTACAGTACAATAAGATTCAGCATATTCACCCGAAAACCTTTGAGAAACTTTCGAGACTGGAGGAGCTGTACTTGGGTAATAACAGAATCTCAAGCATACCTGCCAATGTTTTTAATGATCTCCGGAAACTGAGGCTATTAAACATGAATAACAACAGTCTGAAGAAGCTGAATCAAAATGTCTTTTCACATCTAGATAATTTAATTAAGCTGAGACTTGACGGCAACTCTTTGGAAATCTTGCAGGATGCAGTTTTTAAACATCTGGGAAACCTGCTTTACCTGCGGTTAGAGTCGAACAAGATCCATACCATCAGCGGGAATACTTTTCTAAATTTAAGGAAGCTTACCTATTTAAACCTCGCCAGGAATAACCAGACTTCCATACACAACAGCGCCCTGTTCGTCCACCTCAGATCATTGACCATTTTGATCCTTGACGAAAATAATATCAAATATCTCGGAAACCGAGTTTTCCAAATGCTACAGAAACTCTCCAGACTGTCTCTCAGCAAGAACAGAATTTCCTACATTGCCACTGAAGCCTTTGGAGGTCTGAGTGGGCTGAAGGAGCTGCTCATCAATAGCAACTTATTGAGAGAAATCCCCAGTAAACTGTTGGATCCTTTGGAGAAGTTGGAGCAGTTAGATCTCAGCCAGAACCACATCAGCAGTGTCCATCCACAGGCATTTAAAAAGCTGGCAGCTCTCAAGGAGCTAAAGCTGAGAAGCAATCGCCTGACCTATTTACCTGGAGAAATTTTTGCGTTTAGCAACTCCCTGTATAGCCTCGATTTGAGGGATAATAACTGGACGTGCAACTGCCGGCTCAAAGGCTTAAAACGATGGATGAGCTTGGCACATGAGCAGGGAAGGCTGCTTACTGTTTTCGTTCAGTGTAATAGCCCCCCTGTTTTGTATGGAAGATATCTTGATTATTTGACAGACTCGGAGATGCAAGCTGCAGGCAGAGCCGACCTCTGTTATACTCAGAAGGCACAGTCTTTGTCAAACTTTTCCAAAGGTGCTCCAGATGACATGGCGCTGGCCGTGGGCCAAGTCGATGTTCAGTCAGATCAAGAGCGTTCCCTGGACCCAGACAGAATGCAGACTGAAAAAAACATACACCAACAAGAAATCGACCATCGGCAGAAGACACCGTTTTTGCCGACAGTGGTCTCCAGCCTACGGCCTAGAAATAAACACACCGTCTTGCAACCTAAACCAACCAAAGAAGTTACAGTCAGCTCGAGCCTTGGAAGTGTTGGAGAAGGTCCACAATCACAGACAGTGGCACGGGAGACATTGGAAGTCTTTACTCCTTACACCACTCTCCTGGTCTCATCCAAATCAGAGCGTTATTATCTCCTAAAGTCTAAGGACAAGTTGGTGCAGAAACCCCTGATAACAGATCCATGTGAGTTTAATAAGTTCTACATTACCAACCTAACAGTGGATGAAGTCACCTCATCCACAGCAACTATCAGATGGAAGGTAGCTCATCCTGGCTTCAGAAATGCTGTGCATTTTCGTGTGCTTTTTGACAGGTTTGGCCAATCCGTGACATTTCATCGCTTCATATATGTCAAGGACAGATTGGAATGGGTCACTCTGAGAGAGCTGCGGGAGGAGACTCCTTACATTGTGTGTTTGGAGAGCGTCATCTCTGACCATGTGTGCCAAGTGGCTTCCCGCGATCACTGCCTGGGCGTCCTCACCTTGCCTCTAAAGAAAGGTGCTCTTGATGTGCAgcattttattttgattttatcCGCTGCCAATGCTTTCCTGGTCTTCCTAGGACTCACAATCTGGATGTCCAAAGTCCTGAGGAAACTACGAAGAAAAAGAGCCCCAGTCAATGTGCGGCGAATGTACTCCACACGGCGTCCGCTGCGCTCCATGGGCTCTGGGATTTCAGCAGGAGACTGCGGAGGTTTCCAGTCCAACAGATCACGATCAGTCATGTATCAGCTCAATGAGGCTGATCTGATGGACTTCCAATCAGATCGGCTCATGGACATCAATTTAAGGAGGGAAGACATTGGGCAACGATATGCTGATTAG